The genomic interval ACGAATAAAAACTAGACAATGCAAGAGTTTCCAGCTTAGTCATAATCACTCCGACTTAACACCCACCCATCCGCGCATTTTCAAGCCAACTTCGTCAAAGTCACACCATCAGGTAACACCTCATCCAAGTCAACCTGATAATCAGCAAAACTGCGGGGTACATCAACAGTAGACTTAATTTGCAGTTTATCAAATAACTGATGAACAGGAGCATTACCATATTTACTGGCATGAGTAAAAACATACAAACCACGACAAGCCATAAAACCCCGTGCCGAAGAACGATCAAACTCCCAAGCCTTAATCAAAGCTTGCCAAAATAAATCTAAATCCCGTTCATTCACACAACCATATTTTTCCGCCAAATGGGGATTATAAAACACATGAGATTTATATAAACCATAGGGTAAAACCTCCTTTCTCCCCATAGTTTTATTATCCTTTTTAATACCATCTTTTTTTTCTTTTTCCTCAGTTGCAGCACAACGAGTAATACTCACAGATTGGGGAAAAACCGGATCAATACTACGAGAAAAACTAATTTGCATAGGACCCCAAACCTGACCAGCTTTTAAACCAGTAGAAAGCACCGCCCCAAACATTCTTAAATCATAAAAATTCTGCTGCATCCACTTAGCAACCTGTAATTGTTGTTCTGGTGTTCCTTCTTTTTGTGGTAAACCTACAGCAGTATAAGCGCGACTGATTTTTTCATTTAACACACTTCCTTCTTCAACAAATATTTTATATCTTTCCGGTGTTGGTTCATCCTTGCCAAGCATCTCTACATAATTTCTTACCTTGCGTTTTAAACAAGCATCTGTCACCAAACCTTGATTAGTTTGGGGGTCAATTCTTGGTTGATTTCCCGCATCGGGATCACCATTAGGATTACCGTCCAAACAATCAAATAATAAAATAGCATCGTGTTTTTTAGTAGGGTCTAAATGTACAGTCATGATTTTTTGTTCGTTGTGATTTGTTGATAGTTTGAAGACCTAACCCCTAGCCCCTTCCCTACGAGGGAAGGGGGACAAGAAGGGGATAAGAATTACATAACAAAAGTTAGAAACATAACTTAGTTCTAAAGCCTCTCTCCTCGTAGGAGAGAGGTTTTGAGAGAGGTTTTTAGGATGAATATTCACGTTGCCAAGAATCCTCATTTGCACAATATTCTTCAGATGAATAATCTACCTCTTGACGAAAGTAAAAGTTTTCATCTGTTAATCTTTGATTTTCAGTATGTAAATCATATTCAAGATATGTGAGTCTTGCTTTCATACTTTGATTTTCAGCCTCAAGAGAACTGATTTGATTTTCCAACTTCTCTATTTTTTGCAAAACAAATTTCTCTATTTTATTTATGTACATAATCATCAATTCCTGGGTTGCAAATTTTGGGGTAAAGATCCCCGACTTCTGATATTATTAATAATTTATTGATATAATGAAAAAAGAAGTCGGGGATCTGGTTGAGCCTATTCCTCCGATTTGTCTTTACCTTTAAAATACTCGGCTCTTTTTTGCCACCAACCTTGAAAAAAGAAAGCCTGAGATTTTAAATCCAGCACTTCTGGTAGTCTGTAAATATCAAAGTTTTCAAATTCTTCAGCTAGTAATTTTTTAATGTATTTACTATTATAAATTTCTAAATGATAATGAGTACAACCATGACAAAGCCGAGCAAAAACTTGAGTAGGAGTAGAAGATAAAGCCTTTAAACTACGCATGACATTAGTATTATCTTCACTCATATTTTGAGCATTAACTTGTGCCTGATGCATTAAAAATGCAATTCTTCCCAAAGTGTAAGCATTATCAAATTTAGGATCGCCTGTGGGATATTTCATATTATTTGTGATTAAATAAAGTAATAAACCTTGCACTCTAGGAAAATACAAATGTTGCTTAGATTGAGATTGAAAAGCATGAAAAGATTTTTCACTGCATATCCTATCAATAATTCTGTGGGCATATTCATCCGGTAATTTCTCACCTAAAAAAGCAGCTTTAACTAAAGCAGTTGCTATTCTGTCAGTGTGTTCTTTACTAGGATTTAAAAAAGCACTATTACACAACATCCACATAGGACTAGCTGATAAACCATTAACCTTCTGACATTCGACAAATTGCTGAATAGAATCTTTGATTCTTTTGGTAGTAACTTCACTCCAACCACTAACGGAAATTCTGCCTTTATTAC from Anabaena sphaerica FACHB-251 carries:
- the cas7c gene encoding type I-C CRISPR-associated protein Cas7/Csd2, translated to MTVHLDPTKKHDAILLFDCLDGNPNGDPDAGNQPRIDPQTNQGLVTDACLKRKVRNYVEMLGKDEPTPERYKIFVEEGSVLNEKISRAYTAVGLPQKEGTPEQQLQVAKWMQQNFYDLRMFGAVLSTGLKAGQVWGPMQISFSRSIDPVFPQSVSITRCAATEEKEKKDGIKKDNKTMGRKEVLPYGLYKSHVFYNPHLAEKYGCVNERDLDLFWQALIKAWEFDRSSARGFMACRGLYVFTHASKYGNAPVHQLFDKLQIKSTVDVPRSFADYQVDLDEVLPDGVTLTKLA